In one window of Calypte anna isolate BGI_N300 chromosome 1, bCalAnn1_v1.p, whole genome shotgun sequence DNA:
- the AVPR1A gene encoding vasopressin V1a receptor: MRLAGGAGSPRAAPSPGNGSRWRAAEPGGGGGGGNSSPSPEAWSGSPNGSLGDWDPFGRDEELAKLEIAVLAVTFAVAVVGNGSVLLALRRTPRKASRMHLFIRHLSLADLVVAFFQVLPQLCWEVTHRFHGPDGLCRVVKHLQVFGMFASAYMLVAMTADRYIAVCHPLKTLQQPTKRSYGMIAAAWALSLLLSTPQYFIFSLSEVERGSQVYDCWAHFIMPWGPRAYITWITGGIFVAPVLILVTCYGFICYRIWRNVRGKTRPGPTAAAEGSGGRRGDGGGPRRGLLLAPCVSSVKSISRAKIRTVKMTFVIVSAYVVCWAPFFTIQMWSVWDQRFPWVDSENTATTVTALLASLNSCCNPWIYMFFSGHLLQDCIQSFPCCQKIKQTLSKEDSNSNSRRQTSFTNNRSPTHTLNTWRESPHSKSTSFIPIPT, translated from the exons ATGCGCCTCGCCGGCGGCGCCGGCTCCCCCCGGGCGGCACCTTCGCCGGGGAACGGCAGCCGGTGGCGGGCGGCGGAGCCCGGCGGTGGCGGTGGTGGCGGGaacagcagccccagccccgaGGCGTGGTCGGGGTCGCCCAACGGCAGCCTGGGGGACTGGGACCCCTTCGGGCGGGACGAGGAGCTGGCGAAGCTGGAGATCGCCGTGCTGGCTGTCACCTTCGCGGTGGCGGTGGTGGGGAACGGCAGCGTGCTGCTGGCCCTGCGGCGCACGCCGCGCAAGGCGTCCCGCATGCACCTCTTCATCCGCCACCTCAGCCTGGCCGACCTGGTGGTGGCCTTCTTCCAGgtgctgccccagctctgctgggaggtgaCTCACCGCTTCCACGGCCCCGACGGGCTCTGCCGCGTCGTCAAGCACCTACAGGTCTTCGGCATGTTCGCCTCGGCGTACATGCTGGTGGCCATGACCGCCGACCGCTACATCGCCGTCTGCCACCCGCTGAAGACGCTGCAGCAGCCCACCAAGCGCTCCTACGGGATGATCGCGGCGGCCTGGGCGCTCAGCCTGCTGCTTAGCACCCCCCAGTACTTCATCTTCTCCCTCAGCGAGGTGGAGCGCGGCTCGCAGGTCTACGACTGCTGGGCGCACTTCATTATGCCCTGGGGGCCCCGCGCCTACATCACCTGGATCACCGGCGGGATCTTCGTCGCGCCCGTCCTCATCCTCGTCACCTGCTACGGTTTCATCTGCTACCGCATCTGGCGCAACGTCAGGGGCAAGACGCGCCCGGGGCCGACGGCGGCGGCGGAGGGCAGCGGAGGGCGGCGGGGGGACGGCGGCGGCCCCCGGCGGGGGCTGCTGCTCGCCCCTTGTGTCAGCAGCGTCAAGAGCATCTCCCGCGCCAAGATCCGCACCGTCAAGATGACCTTCGTCATCGTCTCGGCGTACGTCGTCTGCTGGGCGCCTTTCTTCACCATCCAGATGTGGTCCGTCTGGGACCAGCGCTTCCCTTGGGTCG atTCTGAAAACACCGCGACTACGGTCACGGCTCTGCTGGCCAGCCTGAACAGTTGCTGTAACCCGTGGATCTACATGTTCTTCAGTGGGCATCTCCTGCAAGACTGCATACAGAGCTTCCCTTGCTgccaaaaaataaagcaaacgCTGAGTAAAGAAGATTCAAACAGCAACAGTAGACGACAGACTTCTTTTACCAACAATAGAAGCCCAACGCACACCCTGAACACCTGGAGAGAGTCTCCCCACTCCAAATCGACCAGTTTCATCCCCATCCCAACCTGA